The following proteins are encoded in a genomic region of Sorangiineae bacterium MSr12523:
- a CDS encoding lysine 5,6-aminomutase subunit alpha — MPTVPMDEDKVAECRGLASDIADDVQRYIDRHTTVGAERTFLRAYGVDGVDDQGAPLVNLAVDRYHKAGLLGRGMPLFLGRALLDGASTIQDAAERLAYGHEIDSGEGGPSLEEVRGALAPHTTAAIERIDRARKEREDLKERVRPGGTPLRYVIVATGNIYDDAVQAKAAAYAGADIVAVIRATAQSLLDYVPHGATTEGYGGTFATQENFRIIRRATDEATNEYGRYIHQTNYSSGLCMSEIAWMGAVERLDMLLNDAMYGILFRDINMCRNFVDQYVSRRFIARSGLIINTGEDNYLTTADAVEKAHTVLASQFINEAFAKRAGLVDEQMGLGHAYEINPWLEDSFLMEIAQAQLIRQIFPRHPIKWMPPTKHKVGDIFFAHVHDAMFNLVGVTTNQSIELLGMFSEAIHNPMLMDRYLSLKATRYVFGAAKHLGDEIEFKKDGIVATRARQVLDEAHELLAEVKRDSIWDAIGTGAFADVKRTRTGGKGYRGVAERSPDYFNPVLDVLEGKSSL, encoded by the coding sequence ATGCCGACCGTACCCATGGACGAGGACAAAGTCGCGGAATGCCGCGGGCTCGCGTCCGACATTGCCGATGACGTACAGCGTTATATCGACCGTCACACGACGGTGGGGGCGGAACGCACGTTTCTTCGAGCCTACGGCGTCGACGGTGTCGACGATCAGGGCGCCCCGCTCGTGAATTTGGCGGTGGACCGCTACCACAAGGCCGGGCTCTTGGGCCGCGGAATGCCGCTTTTTCTGGGGCGCGCACTGCTCGACGGCGCGAGCACGATTCAAGACGCCGCCGAGCGCCTCGCCTATGGCCACGAGATCGACTCGGGCGAAGGCGGGCCTTCGCTCGAAGAGGTGCGCGGGGCGCTGGCGCCGCATACGACGGCGGCCATCGAGCGCATCGACCGCGCGCGCAAAGAGCGCGAGGACCTGAAAGAGCGCGTCCGCCCCGGTGGAACGCCGCTTCGTTACGTCATCGTGGCAACGGGGAACATTTACGACGACGCGGTGCAGGCCAAGGCAGCCGCATACGCCGGCGCCGACATCGTGGCGGTCATCCGCGCGACGGCGCAGTCGTTGCTCGACTACGTGCCGCACGGCGCCACCACCGAGGGTTACGGCGGCACCTTCGCCACGCAGGAGAACTTCCGCATCATCCGCCGCGCGACCGACGAGGCCACCAACGAATATGGCCGTTACATCCACCAGACGAATTACTCGTCGGGGTTGTGCATGTCGGAAATCGCGTGGATGGGCGCGGTGGAGCGGCTGGACATGCTGCTCAACGATGCGATGTACGGCATCTTGTTCCGCGACATCAACATGTGTCGAAACTTCGTCGACCAGTACGTGTCGCGAAGATTCATCGCGCGCTCGGGCCTGATCATCAATACGGGCGAGGACAATTACCTCACCACGGCCGACGCGGTGGAGAAGGCCCACACGGTGTTGGCGAGCCAATTCATCAACGAGGCCTTCGCCAAGCGCGCGGGGCTCGTCGACGAGCAAATGGGCCTGGGGCACGCTTACGAGATCAATCCATGGCTGGAAGATAGCTTCCTCATGGAGATCGCGCAGGCGCAGTTGATTCGGCAGATTTTCCCGCGCCATCCGATCAAGTGGATGCCCCCGACAAAGCACAAGGTGGGCGATATCTTCTTCGCACACGTGCACGATGCGATGTTCAACTTGGTGGGCGTCACGACGAATCAGTCCATCGAGTTGCTCGGCATGTTCAGCGAGGCGATTCACAACCCGATGCTGATGGATCGCTATCTGTCATTGAAGGCGACGCGTTACGTGTTTGGCGCGGCAAAGCACCTGGGCGACGAGATCGAGTTCAAGAAGGACGGCATCGTGGCGACGCGCGCGCGGCAGGTGCTCGACGAGGCGCACGAGCTGCTCGCCGAGGTGAAGCGCGATAGCATTTGGGATGCGATTGGCACCGGCGCATTTGCCGACGTGAAGCGCACGCGCACGGGCGGCAAAGGCTACCGCGGTGTCGCGGAGCGTTCGCCCGACTATTTCAACCCCGTCCTCGATGTGCTCGAGGGCAAGTCGTCCCTATAA
- a CDS encoding cobalamin-dependent protein (Presence of a B(12) (cobalamin)-binding domain implies dependence on cobalamin itself, in one of its several forms, or in some unusual lineages, dependence on a cobalamin-like analog.), giving the protein MPNKLQNAPLPSRPLSPYGDRDGDGMVQLSFTLQLPPSARAREAAKQLAESHGIREPIVATMEECAQGYSYFVVYGHSQHTVDVAAIEVPEVRTEALSREEIEHRITARLGRKIVVVGACTGSDAHTVGIDAVLNYKGYAGDKGLESYKGFEAYNLGAQVENEQLAERARALNADAILVSQVITQRNCHKENAGALIDLAKKQGWRDNLVLLLGGPRIDHKLALELGYDAGFGPGTKPSDVASFLVEKICG; this is encoded by the coding sequence ATGCCCAACAAGCTGCAAAACGCACCGCTCCCCAGCCGCCCGCTTTCTCCGTATGGCGATCGCGATGGAGACGGCATGGTTCAACTCTCCTTCACGTTGCAGCTTCCGCCGTCGGCCCGCGCGCGAGAAGCCGCGAAGCAGCTGGCGGAATCGCACGGCATTCGCGAGCCCATCGTGGCCACGATGGAGGAGTGCGCCCAGGGTTATTCGTACTTCGTGGTTTACGGGCACTCGCAGCACACCGTCGACGTGGCCGCCATCGAGGTGCCCGAGGTGCGCACCGAGGCTCTCTCTCGCGAGGAGATCGAGCATCGCATCACGGCGCGTCTCGGTCGCAAAATCGTGGTGGTGGGCGCGTGCACGGGCTCGGACGCGCACACCGTCGGCATCGACGCGGTGCTCAACTACAAGGGCTACGCGGGCGACAAAGGCCTGGAGAGCTACAAGGGCTTCGAGGCGTACAACCTGGGCGCCCAGGTGGAAAACGAGCAGCTCGCCGAACGCGCCCGCGCGCTGAATGCGGACGCCATTCTGGTGAGCCAAGTCATCACGCAACGCAACTGCCACAAGGAAAACGCGGGCGCGTTAATCGACTTGGCCAAGAAGCAAGGCTGGCGCGACAACCTCGTTCTGCTCCTCGGCGGCCCGCGCATCGACCACAAGCTGGCCTTGGAGCTGGGCTACGACGCAGGCTTCGGCCCCGGCACCAAGCCGAGCGACGTGGCGTCCTTCTTGGTGGAGAAGATCTGCGGCTAA
- a CDS encoding (2Fe-2S)-binding protein — MFVCICNAVTESEVRAAIHEGARSREEVTQACQAGGDCGSCHHMIEEMVEEHEELISAASLVRAPCAA, encoded by the coding sequence ATGTTCGTCTGTATCTGCAACGCCGTCACCGAGTCCGAAGTCCGCGCTGCTATCCATGAGGGCGCTCGTTCCCGCGAGGAGGTGACCCAGGCCTGTCAGGCCGGCGGCGATTGCGGGTCCTGTCACCACATGATCGAGGAAATGGTGGAGGAGCACGAAGAGCTCATCTCCGCCGCCTCCCTCGTCCGCGCCCCCTGCGCAGCCTAA
- a CDS encoding dipeptide epimerase translates to MNNATTVRHLEVHDLNITLREPFGISGGSQDAVRNLLVVAELADGTRGYGEAAPLPAFNGETQEIARAAIESVRARIEGCDVREWRAVADVLRGAIPKVGSARCAIETALLDALTRRAGIPLWAFFGGREAELVTDMTIPTGTVARASEATRTWAGRGFRTFKIKIGGVALAEDVERIVAVHEAAPHATLVADANAGLDAAVALELLDALERRGVRLALLEQPVAGRDLDGLARVTASGKAPVAADESCASLEGAWTIASRGAANVLNLKLSKFGVAEALDIAAVARAAGLGLMIGGMVESKLTMSMSACFAAGVGGFTHIDLDTPLFMAEEPLDGGLEYNGATVQLRHITAGHGVIPRK, encoded by the coding sequence ATGAACAACGCCACCACCGTCCGTCACCTCGAAGTCCACGATTTGAACATCACCCTGCGCGAGCCCTTTGGCATTTCGGGCGGTTCGCAGGATGCCGTGCGCAACTTGCTCGTCGTGGCCGAGCTCGCCGATGGCACGCGTGGCTATGGCGAGGCAGCGCCCTTGCCGGCGTTCAACGGCGAGACGCAGGAGATCGCGCGCGCCGCCATCGAGTCGGTGCGCGCCCGCATCGAGGGGTGCGACGTGCGCGAATGGCGCGCCGTCGCGGACGTTCTTCGCGGTGCGATCCCCAAGGTGGGCTCCGCGCGCTGTGCGATCGAGACCGCATTGCTCGACGCCCTCACGCGCCGCGCGGGCATTCCGCTCTGGGCCTTTTTCGGCGGCCGCGAGGCGGAGCTCGTGACGGACATGACCATCCCCACAGGCACCGTTGCCCGCGCCAGCGAGGCCACGCGCACGTGGGCGGGCCGCGGCTTTCGCACCTTCAAGATCAAGATCGGCGGCGTCGCGCTCGCGGAAGACGTCGAGCGCATCGTGGCCGTGCACGAAGCCGCCCCGCACGCGACGTTGGTGGCCGACGCCAACGCGGGCTTGGATGCCGCCGTGGCGTTGGAGCTCCTCGACGCCCTCGAACGCCGCGGTGTGCGCCTCGCATTGCTCGAGCAACCCGTCGCCGGACGGGATCTCGACGGCCTCGCGCGCGTGACCGCGTCGGGCAAAGCACCCGTGGCCGCCGACGAAAGCTGCGCCAGCCTCGAGGGCGCTTGGACGATCGCCTCCCGCGGTGCGGCCAACGTGCTCAACCTCAAGCTGAGCAAATTCGGCGTGGCCGAAGCGCTGGACATCGCCGCCGTCGCGCGCGCCGCCGGGTTGGGCCTGATGATCGGCGGCATGGTCGAGTCCAAGCTCACCATGTCCATGTCCGCGTGCTTTGCCGCGGGGGTTGGCGGCTTCACCCACATCGACCTGGACACCCCGCTCTTCATGGCGGAGGAGCCCCTCGACGGGGGTCTCGAGTACAACGGAGCCACCGTCCAGCTTCGCCACATCACGGCCGGCCACGGCGTTATCCCGCGAAAATAG
- a CDS encoding D-2-hydroxyacid dehydrogenase family protein yields MRIAVLDDYPGVFPETAAFARLGGHDVTVFRDTERDPDRLAARLRDAEAVLLTQQRSRFPRAVIEKLPKLRFIAQTGAHTSHIDVEACAERGIVIVTAGKGTPSATAELTWALILASVRHIPFEVRALKEGAWQSTVGTGLRGKTLGIYGLGRIGTAVADVGRAFGMKVTALGRQNAGDRESFFASADVLSLHLPLNDATRGIVTAADLAWMKPTSLLVNTSRAPLIEPGALVAALEKGRPGFAAVDVYEDEPVLGGEHPLLRLPNALCTPHLGYAEMGTYEAYYDAAVDALLRAVSAE; encoded by the coding sequence ATGCGCATCGCCGTGCTGGACGACTACCCGGGCGTCTTTCCCGAGACCGCCGCCTTCGCCCGCCTCGGCGGGCACGATGTCACCGTCTTCCGCGATACGGAGCGCGATCCCGATAGGCTCGCCGCGCGTTTGCGCGACGCCGAGGCCGTCCTTCTCACGCAGCAGCGCTCGCGCTTCCCGCGCGCGGTCATCGAAAAGCTGCCCAAGCTACGCTTCATCGCGCAAACGGGGGCCCATACCAGCCACATCGACGTCGAGGCCTGCGCCGAGCGCGGCATTGTGATCGTCACGGCGGGGAAGGGCACCCCGAGCGCCACGGCCGAGCTGACGTGGGCGCTCATTCTTGCCAGCGTCCGCCATATTCCCTTCGAGGTGCGCGCGCTGAAAGAGGGCGCCTGGCAGAGCACCGTCGGCACCGGACTCCGCGGAAAGACATTGGGTATCTATGGGCTCGGGCGCATCGGCACCGCGGTCGCCGACGTCGGGCGAGCCTTCGGCATGAAGGTCACTGCCCTGGGGCGCCAGAACGCGGGCGATCGCGAGTCTTTCTTCGCGTCGGCCGACGTTCTCTCGCTGCATCTGCCCCTCAATGACGCAACCCGCGGCATCGTCACCGCCGCGGATCTCGCGTGGATGAAGCCCACGTCGCTCCTGGTCAACACGAGCCGCGCTCCCCTCATCGAACCCGGGGCACTCGTCGCCGCATTGGAAAAAGGCCGCCCAGGTTTCGCCGCCGTCGACGTGTACGAGGACGAGCCCGTGCTCGGCGGCGAGCACCCGCTTTTGCGCCTGCCCAATGCGCTGTGCACGCCGCACCTTGGCTACGCGGAAATGGGCACCTACGAAGCCTATTACGACGCCGCCGTGGACGCGTTGCTTCGCGCGGTCAGCGCCGAGTAG